Sequence from the Nitrospirota bacterium genome:
GGGATGCCGAGGCGCTGCGCCACGAAGCGCGCCAAGCCGACCTTACAGCAGCCTCGCTCCTCCCAGCGCTTGGAGGCGGCGACCGACTCGTCCTCGTGCTCCCAGACTTGGAGCGTGACGCCCTGGACGCGATACCCCTGCTCGACCAGCAAGGCGGCGGCGACCGAGCTGTCCACGCCGCCGCTCATGCCCAGCAGCACGGTCGGACCAATCATGGCTGGATATCTTGGAGACGCACCTTCCCGCGGTGAGCGGCGAGGTCATGCACGTTTTCATGGTCCGGACGTTCTTGATCCACCCACATGTCCACGCCCATGTCGCACATGCCCTGGAAACGCCCCCCTTCTTCCATCGAGAAGGATGGTGAGCGGACGTCGCCGATCAGGATGGCGGTCTTCAGGAGCTGTACTTTTTCGATGGCGGTGATGTTCGCTTGAAGCTTCCCGCCGCTCACGAGGGTGCCCGTGGTGATAATCCCCTTGATGACGGCGTGCTCCCCGATGATGAGAGTACCCTTGGTGTGAATTTCCCCTTCGAGGCGGCCGTCAATCCTGACGGTGCCGTCGAAATGGACCACGCCCTTGAAATCCACCCCCTTTCCGAGGAAGGTGAAGTTCTCGTCTTCGATGATCGGCGTTTTCTTTTGACCGTTGCGGTTCCACATAGGCTTAGCCTCCGGTGGCAATCCTTGCAGGGGCGCTGACTTCTCCTG
This genomic interval carries:
- a CDS encoding polymer-forming cytoskeletal family protein yields the protein MWNRNGQKKTPIIEDENFTFLGKGVDFKGVVHFDGTVRIDGRLEGEIHTKGTLIIGEHAVIKGIITTGTLVSGGKLQANITAIEKVQLLKTAILIGDVRSPSFSMEEGGRFQGMCDMGVDMWVDQERPDHENVHDLAAHRGKVRLQDIQP